One Rattus norvegicus strain BN/NHsdMcwi chromosome 20, GRCr8, whole genome shotgun sequence DNA segment encodes these proteins:
- the Rpl13l1 gene encoding large ribosomal subunit protein eL13-like, producing the protein MAPSRNGMILKPHFHKDRQQRVDTWFYRPGCEIHRCKTGQAKVHRIAPRPMPGPIRPIVRCPTVRYHTKVPGRGFSLEELRVAGVNKNMARTICICVDPRRQNTSTKSLQAKVQHLKEGYRSKLIRFPRKPSAPKKGDRSAEEFKLAIQLTGPVMPIRNVYKKVKGRSHHRRRTFKAFASLRMARANARLFGI; encoded by the coding sequence ATGGCGCCCAGCCGGAATGGCATGATCCTCAAGCCCCACTTCCACAAGGATCGGCAGCAGAGAGTGGACACTTGGTTCTACCGGCCAGGATGCGAGATCCACAGATGCAAGACCGGGCAGGCGAAAGTGCACCGCATCGCCCCTCGCCCCATGCCTGGTCCCATCAGACCCATCGTGAGGTGCCCTACAGTTAGGTACCACACCAAGGTTCCGGGCAGGGGCTTCAGCCTGGAGGAACTCAGGGTGGCTGGTGTCAACAAGAACATGGCTCGCACCATCTGCATCTGTGTGGACCCAAGGAGGCAAAACACGTCCACTAAGTCACTGCAGGCCAAGGTGCAGCACCTGAAGGAGGGCTACCGCTCTAAGCTCATACGTTTCCCCAGGAAGCCTTCTGCTCCGAAGAAGGGAGACAGATCTGCTGAAGAATTTAAATTGGCCATCCAGCTAACAGGACCTGTGATGCCCATCCGGAATGTGTACAAAAAGGTAAAAGGCCGGAGTCATCACAGGAGAAGAACTTTTAAGGCTTTTGCCAGTCTTCGCATGGCCCGTGCCAACGCCCGGCTCTTTGGCATCTGA